CAACAAGAGAGGCTGATGCGATATTAAATGATAAAGGAATATTTGTCGTGCCTGACATACTCGCAAACTCCGGCGGTGTTATTGTCTCATATTTTGAGTGGGTGCAGGACCTGCAGAAATATTTCTGGAAGGAAAAAGAGATAAATGAACGTCTCCATGAGATCATCACCGTTGCCTTTGACAAAGTGTTAAAGTTTTCTGTCTCGGAAAATATCGCCATGAGAAAGGCATCAATGGTAATCGCCATAAAAAGACTCGCAGACGCACATCTGGCAAGAGGGCTGTATCCATAAGACATGAATATATACGTTGATGCAGATGCTTGTCCGGTTAAAGAGATTATCTATTATGAGGCCCGTGACAGGGGGGGTCATGTGGTAATGGTCGTTAGTATGGCACATGCCATCGGCTCTATGGAGGGGATGGATGTTGTACGGGTGGACTCTGCATTTCAGGCAGTTGATATTGCAATAGCAAACAGGGCAGATGAAGGGGACATTGTTGTAACATCCGATTATGGCCTTGCAGCCTTAGTCCTTGGAAAAGGGGCAATAGCACTCTCACCATCCGGCAGATTATACAGCGACCACAACATTGACACACTACTTGAGAAAAGACATGCCTCTCACAAGCAGAGAAAAAGAGGGGTAAGAATAAAGGGGCCTAAGGCAAGGAAGAAAGAGGATGATGAAAGCTTTAGGAAGACGTTGGTAAGGCTGATGACAGGTAGCAGTGAGCAGAAGTAAGAAGTTAGAAGCAAGAAGCAAGAAGCAAGAAGGATTATCGCTCAATAATTCCCTCGCCTTCAAGGGGAGGGTAAGGGTGGGGATGGGGTGGTTTTAGAGTGAATCCAGAATCAATTACAAAAATAACACGAATGGTGGAAAAGTATGCATCAAAAGGCCCATACCATCTCCACCCTGACAAAGACAAGGTGCGGTCAATAATTGAAGGGCTGGCGGTGAACCTTGAAAGATACGGGCGGCCGTATTGTCCCTGTATGCCTGTAGAAAAGTGCATTAAAGCCGGCATAAGGCACGTCTGTCCCTGCGAACAACACAAAGAAGATATTGCAAGGCAGGGGTATTGTGACTGTGCCCTTTTTGTGAGAAAGGAATTTCTTAATACTTATACCCAAATTGAGCGATTTTGAAACCAGCCGTTTTTGAGACACTGCATTATTCAAATCCAATTTATTGGTGTCGGCAGCAGTTGACTTCGTACCTGCTTTAGTGTATAGAATGTGATACATAAGTACTCTCTCCGTGCCCATTCATA
The window above is part of the Nitrospirota bacterium genome. Proteins encoded here:
- a CDS encoding YaiI/YqxD family protein, which encodes MNIYVDADACPVKEIIYYEARDRGGHVVMVVSMAHAIGSMEGMDVVRVDSAFQAVDIAIANRADEGDIVVTSDYGLAALVLGKGAIALSPSGRLYSDHNIDTLLEKRHASHKQRKRGVRIKGPKARKKEDDESFRKTLVRLMTGSSEQK
- a CDS encoding ferredoxin:thioredoxin reductase gives rise to the protein MNPESITKITRMVEKYASKGPYHLHPDKDKVRSIIEGLAVNLERYGRPYCPCMPVEKCIKAGIRHVCPCEQHKEDIARQGYCDCALFVRKEFLNTYTQIERF